A window of Mycolicibacterium holsaticum DSM 44478 = JCM 12374 genomic DNA:
GTCGGTGGTGCTGACCAGTTCCACAGCCGCGGTCAAGGGCTTCACGGGTGGCTGGGGCGGCCTGGACGGCTACACCGCCGCCAAGGCGGGCATCCTGGGTCTGATGAGGTTGTTCGCGAACCTCCTCGGCCCCAACGATATTCGAGTCAACGCGATCCTGCCGACCGGTGTCGACTCGGGGATGACGCGCAACCAGGCCTTCGTCGACTGGATCGGCAAGATGGCCGAGAACCCGGTCGGCAATCTGCGCAACGTCCTGCCCGGCGTTGACGTTCTGCAGCCCGCCGACGTCGCCAACGCGGTGGCCTGGCTGGTCTCCGATCAGGCCCGCTACCTCACCGGGGTCTGCCTTCCCGTCGATGCCGGGTTCTGCAATGCCTGATCCCGCACCCAGACGCGAGGCCGAAGACGACCACGGTCCGCTCACCTTCGGTGAGGCCGGCGCCCGGCTGCATCAGGAGATCAAAGTCCAGCGCGCGCTCATCGGATCACTGCCAGTCGACCAGGTCCTCGGCCAGGTCCGGTGCGATCTCGAAGATCGCCCGGGCGGCCGACGCCATGTGGTCGCGCATCAGGGCCCGCGCGGTTTCGGCATCGCCGGCCTGGATCGCATCGGCGATGCGGATGTGATCGAAATGCAGCCGCGTCCGGGTGTCGTTGCTGAACAGGTTGGCGCCGCCGTCAGCTGTGCGACTGGCAAAGATGTGGCTCACCGATTCGGTGAGCAGATCCAGAACCGGGTTGGGGTCGACGTCGCGGACGAGTAGATGGAAGCGACTGCCGGAATCGACGTAGTCCTGGCTGGACAGGTTCTGCTCGGTGACCCGCGCCATCCCGCGCCTGCTCTCCTCGACCACCGCCGCGATCGCCGCCGGGTCGGCGGAGCCGTCGTGCACGCGCTGCGCGGCCCGTTCCGCCGACAGCGGTTCGAGCTGGATCATCGCCTCGTTGACATCCCGCATGGTGGCGCAGGCCAACTGCAGGTGCATCGTCATCGTCTCGCCGAAGCGTTGCGGCCCACGCCGGCCCACGACGGGTCCGCCGCCGTTACCCCGCCGGATCTCGATGATGCCCTGCAGTTCCAGCACCCGCAGCGCCTCCCGGATGGAGGCCCGCCCGACGCCGAACTGGGCGGCCATCGCCTGCTCGGTGGGCAGCGGGCAGCCGGGGGTGAGCTGGTCCAGCGCGATCTGCCGGACGATGTCTTGCGCGATGACCAGCGAGATCTTGCGTCGCCGGGCCCGTGCGACGCGTTCCTGGCGGGCCGAGTCGCCGGCGGTGGTCACGTCGATGGTCATGTACCACTCCGCATGCGCGCCAGCCTCTCAAACAGTCGGACATTCAGGTTACCGCGCACCGCGGATCCCGATGTGGATCAACACCCTGTCGGAGCCGCTTAAATATGGGTATATTTGGCCCATCGGTGGCCGTCGGGTCTTGAGGAGGAGCCATGCCGCTTCAGGAGAGTCATCAGATCATCTCCGTCGACGACCACCTCGTGGAGCATCCGCGGGTGTGGTTGGACCGGCTGCCCGCCCGGTGGTGCGATGAGGCGCCGCAGATCAAGGAAGTCGACGGCAAGCAGTTGTGGCACTACAACGCCACCCGCTTCGCCACCATCGGGCTCAACGCGGTGGCCGGCAAGCCGCCGCAGGAGTGGGGTGTGGACCCGGTGCGGTACGAGGACATGATCCCGGGCTGTTACGACCCCGTGGCGCGCGTGAAGGACATGGACGTCGACGGTGTGCACGCCGCGCTGTGCTTCCCGTCCTTTCCCGGTTTCGCAGGCAGCACCTTCTTTCACGGCAAAGACAAGGAATTGGCCGGCCTGTGTGTGCAGGCATGGAACGATTTCTACATCGACGAATGGTGCGCCACGGCCCCCGACCGATACATTCCCCTCGGCCTGGTGCCGTTCTGGGATATCGACGCCACGGTCGCCGAGGCCGAACGCCTGATCGCAAAGGGTGCGCGCACGCTGTCCTTCCCGGACACCATGACGGTCTTCGATTTGCCGTCCTTTCACACCGACCATTGGGATCCGTTGTGGCAGGTGTGCTCCGATGCCGAACTGCCGGTCTCACTGCATTTCGGCGCGGGCGGATACGTACCCGGGTTCTCGTTCTCCGGTGCCCCGTTTGCGCCGAAGACCATGAAGAGCAAGACCGCTCCGTTCGCCGTCGCCATCGCGGTGTTCGCCACCAACTCCTGGTGGACCACCGTGGATCTGTTGTTCTCCGGAAAGCTGCAGCAGTTCCCTCACCTGAAGTTCTCGCTCGCCGAAGGCGGTATCGGTTGGGTGCCCTACATGCTCGAGCGCACCGACTTCACCTGGGAGCGCCACCGGTACTACCAGAACATCGACTTCGACGCCCGGCCCTCGGAGTTGTTCCGCGAGCATTTCTGGACCTGCTTCATCGATGACGAACACGGGCTCAAGAACCGCGACGCGATCGGCGTCGACAACATCATGCTGGAAAGCGACTTCCCGCATTCGGATTCCAACTGGCCGAACTGCCGCAAACGCGCCGCCGAGGTGCTGGCCGACGTGCCCGATGACGAGGTGGCGAAGATCGCCGAGACGAACGCGCGCAAGCTGCTGCGCTTTCCGCGCTCGACCTGAGCCCGCGCGGTCCTCAGGTGATCGCGCCGGCGATCTTCAGGTTCATGATGGTCTCGTCGTCGTAACCACACGCGCGCAACAGCTCATCGGTGTGCTCGCCATGCCCGGGCGCGGGCGTCAACTCCGCCGCGGTCTCGTCGAACTGGACCGGCACGGGCACCAGCGGAAGCGAAGGGCCGTTGTCGTACTGGACCATCCTGAAGAAGTCGTTGTCCCAGGCCTGCTCGTCGGTGAGCGTCTCGCGAGGCGACTGCACGACGCTCCACTGCCCTTCCTGACTGCTCAGCACCGACTTCCAGTGTGCCAGTGGATGTTCGACGAACAGATCGTCGAGGAGCTGCACGCAGTACCCGATGTTCTTGTACCGGCACTTGGCCGACGCGAGCCGTGGATCATCGACCCAGTGCGGCCGGCTCACCGCCCGACAGAACCCTGGCCAGTACCGGTCGGCCTCCAGCATCGCCAGGAACACGAAGCGATCATCAGCGGTCCGGTACACGTTGGCCAGCGGATTGCCGGGATGGCGCCGGTCTCCCTTGGCGAGTTGATCGCGGTCGGTGACGTAGCTGCCCGCGATACTGGCCTGCATGGCCCACAGCCCCGACGACAACAACGACGCGTCGACGACCGCGCCCTCACCGGTGCGCTCGCGATGGTAGAGCGCTCCGCAGATACCGCCCGCCAGGTTCAGCCCGGCCTGGATATCGCCGACCGCCGGACCCGGCAGGCCGATCGGGTAGTCGTAATCGACCGGCATCGCCGCCGTGGCCAACCCGCTGCGCGCCCAGTATGAGATCCCGTCGAAGCCGCCGCGGTCGGCGTCGGGTCCGCGCACGCCGTGTCCCGTGCCCCTGGCGTAGACGATGCTCGGGTTGCGGGCTCGGATGTGCTCGGCGTCGATACGCAACCGCTGGCGGGCCGGGCCCAGGAAGTTCGTGACAAAGACATCGGCATGATCGACCAGGCTCATCAGCGCCGCGTAACCGTCGGGATGGGCGATGTCGATTCCCGCGCAGCGCTTTCCGCGGTTGAGCACCTCCCAGAGCATGGTCACCCCGCCGTCGCCGGGCTTGACCCCGAAGGCGGCAAGACCCCGGATCGGGTCCCCGGTCTCAGGGTGCTCGATCTTGACCACGTCGGCTCCCCAGTCCGACAGCGCGCTTGCCGCGGCGGGTACGAACCCGTAGAGCGCCACCTCCAGCACCCGCACACCCTGCAACACCTTGGTCACGTCATACTCCTGTCATCGGTGACGAGTTCCCACTGCGGGACAAGCAC
This region includes:
- a CDS encoding CaiB/BaiF CoA transferase family protein — encoded protein: MTKVLQGVRVLEVALYGFVPAAASALSDWGADVVKIEHPETGDPIRGLAAFGVKPGDGGVTMLWEVLNRGKRCAGIDIAHPDGYAALMSLVDHADVFVTNFLGPARQRLRIDAEHIRARNPSIVYARGTGHGVRGPDADRGGFDGISYWARSGLATAAMPVDYDYPIGLPGPAVGDIQAGLNLAGGICGALYHRERTGEGAVVDASLLSSGLWAMQASIAGSYVTDRDQLAKGDRRHPGNPLANVYRTADDRFVFLAMLEADRYWPGFCRAVSRPHWVDDPRLASAKCRYKNIGYCVQLLDDLFVEHPLAHWKSVLSSQEGQWSVVQSPRETLTDEQAWDNDFFRMVQYDNGPSLPLVPVPVQFDETAAELTPAPGHGEHTDELLRACGYDDETIMNLKIAGAIT
- a CDS encoding FadR/GntR family transcriptional regulator; the protein is MTIDVTTAGDSARQERVARARRRKISLVIAQDIVRQIALDQLTPGCPLPTEQAMAAQFGVGRASIREALRVLELQGIIEIRRGNGGGPVVGRRGPQRFGETMTMHLQLACATMRDVNEAMIQLEPLSAERAAQRVHDGSADPAAIAAVVEESRRGMARVTEQNLSSQDYVDSGSRFHLLVRDVDPNPVLDLLTESVSHIFASRTADGGANLFSNDTRTRLHFDHIRIADAIQAGDAETARALMRDHMASAARAIFEIAPDLAEDLVDWQ
- a CDS encoding amidohydrolase family protein is translated as MPLQESHQIISVDDHLVEHPRVWLDRLPARWCDEAPQIKEVDGKQLWHYNATRFATIGLNAVAGKPPQEWGVDPVRYEDMIPGCYDPVARVKDMDVDGVHAALCFPSFPGFAGSTFFHGKDKELAGLCVQAWNDFYIDEWCATAPDRYIPLGLVPFWDIDATVAEAERLIAKGARTLSFPDTMTVFDLPSFHTDHWDPLWQVCSDAELPVSLHFGAGGYVPGFSFSGAPFAPKTMKSKTAPFAVAIAVFATNSWWTTVDLLFSGKLQQFPHLKFSLAEGGIGWVPYMLERTDFTWERHRYYQNIDFDARPSELFREHFWTCFIDDEHGLKNRDAIGVDNIMLESDFPHSDSNWPNCRKRAAEVLADVPDDEVAKIAETNARKLLRFPRST